One segment of Diaphorobacter sp. HDW4B DNA contains the following:
- a CDS encoding type II toxin-antitoxin system HigB family toxin, whose amino-acid sequence MRVVALPILRKFWQANPDAEQHLKAWYDEALNAQWTQPADIKAQYRSASILKNRRVVFNIKGNDYRLIVAIAYNLQIIYVKFIGTHKEYDAIDAETVEVD is encoded by the coding sequence ATGCGTGTTGTAGCACTCCCCATCCTGCGTAAATTCTGGCAAGCCAACCCGGATGCAGAGCAGCATTTGAAGGCGTGGTACGACGAGGCTTTGAATGCGCAATGGACGCAGCCTGCAGACATCAAGGCCCAGTACAGAAGCGCAAGCATCCTCAAGAATCGCAGGGTGGTTTTCAACATCAAAGGCAACGACTACCGGCTCATCGTCGCCATCGCCTACAACCTGCAGATCATTTATGTGAAGTTCATCGGCACGCACAAGGAATACGACGCGATCGATGCCGAAACCGTAGAAGTGGACTGA
- a CDS encoding alpha/beta fold hydrolase, with the protein MNQIHERLQAGAARAQRDREFQVATRRLPVPIAMQSGNDPASRIAIHQPDTPLQEAGILLSAPGNCWEHFLAAAPPPNFQSFTAAMRFVDVFEVIGEPLHIAQALHALERFFEILRGQIDTPHHHIDRSAIQGRYIKVPLNGEPTTLYVEESGVGAPLVMLHTAGADSRQYHGLMADSALQSRWRMIAFDMPGHGRSPPSPGGAWTAPLLQRDYYLSICNAVIQHCARARSVLLGCSMGAAMALYTAARNPENVAGVVALEAPWKATGRLSPMLCNPQVNQAAHNPAYVRGLMAPQSPLGMRREAAWIYSQGGFGMYEADLHFYSEDFDAPVHLAGLDTSQFEVSLFTGAYDYSARPEDSQRVAALIPGARYTTMPDMGHFPMIENPWRLLDYLRPELQRMEPQR; encoded by the coding sequence GTGAACCAGATACACGAGCGGCTTCAGGCCGGGGCAGCAAGGGCGCAACGGGATAGGGAATTCCAGGTCGCCACGCGGCGACTGCCAGTTCCGATTGCAATGCAGTCGGGCAACGACCCGGCCAGCCGCATCGCCATCCACCAGCCGGATACTCCGCTGCAGGAGGCTGGCATTCTGTTGAGTGCTCCAGGCAATTGCTGGGAACACTTTCTGGCGGCAGCGCCGCCACCCAATTTCCAATCATTCACCGCAGCGATGCGCTTCGTCGATGTGTTTGAAGTCATCGGCGAACCACTGCACATCGCCCAAGCGCTGCATGCGCTGGAGCGCTTCTTCGAGATACTTCGCGGGCAGATAGACACCCCGCATCACCACATCGATCGCTCTGCCATTCAGGGCAGATACATCAAAGTCCCATTGAATGGCGAGCCCACGACACTGTATGTGGAAGAGTCAGGCGTGGGAGCACCACTCGTCATGCTCCACACCGCCGGAGCGGATTCGCGGCAGTACCACGGCCTGATGGCGGATTCTGCACTTCAATCGCGTTGGAGGATGATCGCATTCGATATGCCGGGTCATGGACGCAGCCCACCATCACCAGGCGGTGCGTGGACCGCGCCACTCCTCCAACGTGACTACTACCTGAGCATCTGCAACGCAGTCATCCAGCATTGCGCACGCGCGCGCAGCGTGCTGCTCGGTTGCTCGATGGGCGCAGCCATGGCGCTGTACACCGCAGCGCGCAATCCCGAGAACGTGGCGGGCGTCGTAGCCCTGGAAGCACCTTGGAAGGCCACCGGACGGCTCAGCCCCATGCTATGCAATCCACAGGTGAATCAGGCCGCACACAACCCAGCCTACGTGCGCGGGCTCATGGCGCCTCAGTCGCCACTAGGCATGCGACGCGAAGCCGCGTGGATCTATTCGCAAGGCGGCTTCGGCATGTATGAAGCCGACCTGCACTTCTACAGCGAAGACTTCGACGCCCCCGTGCATCTCGCGGGATTGGACACATCGCAGTTCGAAGTGAGCCTGTTCACAGGCGCATACGACTACTCCGCGAGACCTGAAGATTCTCAACGCGTAGCCGCGCTCATTCCCGGCGCGCGCTATACAACCATGCCCGACATGGGGCATTTCCCGATGATCGAAAACCCATGGCGGCTGCTGGACTACCTGCGCCCCGAACTCCAACGCATGGAGCCCCAACGATGA
- a CDS encoding NAD(P)-dependent oxidoreductase, whose protein sequence is MSAQRVGFVGVGSMGWPMASRLLQAGYTVTVYDAVKAQAERFAKEVGGTAAADCRTLAQNSDVIVTMLPTSAIVESVLQGEQGVMAGVKPGSVIVEMSSGVPAYTQRLAQQVAAAGAELVDAPVSGGVPRARTGELAIMFGGPAQTLERVRPVLQAMGTSIAHTGGVGSAHAMKALNNLVSAGGFLIGVEAMIIGQQFGLDPNVIVDVLNASTGMNNSTQKKFKQFVLSRGFNSGFGLDLMVKDLGIALGMANDAGTPTPFASLCQEMWASAGKALGKGQDHTAVARLSELLAGVELKPGPPR, encoded by the coding sequence ATGAGCGCGCAGCGAGTAGGGTTTGTCGGCGTCGGCAGCATGGGCTGGCCGATGGCCAGCCGTCTGCTGCAGGCAGGTTACACGGTCACCGTGTATGACGCCGTGAAGGCGCAGGCCGAGCGCTTCGCCAAGGAAGTTGGCGGCACTGCCGCTGCGGACTGCCGCACATTGGCGCAGAACAGTGATGTCATCGTCACCATGCTGCCGACCAGTGCCATCGTCGAATCGGTGCTGCAAGGCGAGCAGGGTGTGATGGCCGGTGTGAAACCGGGTTCGGTCATCGTCGAGATGAGCTCCGGCGTACCTGCTTACACGCAACGTCTTGCACAGCAGGTTGCAGCGGCGGGCGCAGAACTGGTCGATGCTCCCGTATCCGGCGGTGTGCCCCGTGCACGAACCGGCGAACTGGCCATCATGTTCGGTGGCCCCGCGCAGACGCTGGAACGCGTGCGCCCTGTGTTGCAGGCAATGGGCACCTCCATCGCGCACACGGGTGGAGTCGGAAGTGCGCATGCGATGAAGGCCTTGAACAATCTGGTCTCCGCGGGCGGCTTCCTGATCGGGGTGGAGGCCATGATCATCGGCCAGCAGTTCGGGCTTGATCCGAACGTGATCGTCGACGTGCTTAATGCCTCCACCGGCATGAACAACTCCACGCAGAAGAAGTTCAAGCAGTTCGTGCTTTCGCGCGGCTTCAACTCCGGCTTCGGCCTGGATCTGATGGTCAAAGACCTGGGCATTGCGCTTGGCATGGCCAATGACGCTGGAACGCCCACACCGTTTGCATCGCTGTGCCAGGAAATGTGGGCATCGGCGGGCAAGGCATTGGGCAAGGGACAGGATCACACGGCAGTCGCTCGATTGTCGGAATTGCTGGCCGGCGTTGAACTGAAGCCCGGCCCGCCACGCTGA
- a CDS encoding GntR family transcriptional regulator codes for MASPSDSIFEKPSTLRSRVEDFLRTSIMQGRLRGGERLREQELCDQLNISRPTLREALRTLEAERLITIEPHRGPTVVRITEKAAKDLYALRALLEGFAAHEFARLASDADIERLRLTVLALHEHAAANEQAALLSAKREFYGVLLAGCDNDLISDMLPGLLSRINLLRATSFSSPARLPQSLSEIDFIFERIKARDAEGARDAARDHIVNAERAALDVLKQQKLEADEREPDTRAASGRGSKGATG; via the coding sequence ATGGCAAGCCCTTCCGACTCCATCTTTGAAAAGCCGAGCACCCTGCGCTCGCGCGTCGAAGATTTCCTGCGCACCAGCATCATGCAAGGCCGTCTCAGAGGCGGTGAAAGGCTGCGCGAACAGGAGCTGTGTGATCAACTGAATATCAGTCGCCCTACACTCAGAGAGGCATTGCGCACGCTGGAGGCCGAACGGCTCATCACCATTGAGCCACATCGCGGCCCTACCGTCGTTCGCATCACGGAGAAGGCGGCAAAGGACCTGTACGCGCTGCGCGCACTGCTCGAGGGTTTCGCCGCACACGAGTTCGCGCGCCTTGCAAGCGATGCCGACATCGAACGCCTGCGCCTGACCGTGCTCGCGCTGCATGAACATGCTGCGGCCAATGAACAGGCTGCATTGCTGTCCGCCAAGCGCGAGTTCTATGGCGTGCTGCTTGCAGGCTGCGACAACGATCTGATCAGCGACATGCTTCCTGGCCTGCTCTCGCGCATCAACCTGCTGCGCGCCACCTCGTTCTCCAGCCCCGCGCGCCTGCCTCAAAGCCTGTCGGAAATCGATTTCATCTTCGAGCGCATCAAGGCACGCGATGCAGAAGGTGCACGAGACGCCGCACGCGACCACATCGTCAACGCGGAACGAGCCGCGCTGGACGTGCTGAAACAACAAAAACTGGAGGCAGACGAACGTGAACCAGATACACGAGCGGCTTCAGGCCGGGGCAGCAAGGGCGCAACGGGATAG
- a CDS encoding tripartite tricarboxylate transporter substrate binding protein codes for MKKYWLAAACFSLVGATTQAQEFPTRPITMVVPYAPGGSTDGLARIVATAMGKSLGQSVVIENLGGGGTMIGNQRVLRAAPDGYTISFGNMGSLAIAPSLYPKSNFDPRKDMVAVGLVTTVPMVLSVSNASGVKNMADLLTKLRGKTDAVNFGNAGSGSTSHIAAANFLHVTFSEGTQIPYRGAGPAIADLMAGTVDAVIDQTVTMIPLHQGGRVRALAVASKTRLAQMPDVPTFAEAGVASFDMSVWNGIAAPAGTPAPVVKRLESALTAALKDPSVRESLEKLAAQAPADAEQGSTAFQSLIARDVPKYAELIRVAKVTVN; via the coding sequence ATGAAAAAATACTGGCTGGCCGCTGCATGCTTCTCATTGGTGGGGGCTACAACACAGGCTCAGGAATTTCCAACGCGACCGATCACCATGGTCGTGCCGTATGCGCCTGGCGGATCGACAGACGGCTTGGCACGCATTGTTGCCACCGCGATGGGCAAGAGTCTGGGGCAATCCGTTGTCATCGAAAACCTCGGCGGAGGCGGAACCATGATCGGCAATCAACGCGTACTGCGCGCGGCACCCGATGGCTACACGATCAGCTTTGGCAACATGGGCTCATTGGCCATTGCGCCATCGCTCTACCCCAAATCCAACTTTGACCCGCGCAAGGACATGGTCGCTGTGGGGCTGGTGACCACGGTGCCGATGGTGCTCTCGGTAAGCAATGCAAGCGGTGTGAAGAACATGGCGGATCTGCTCACGAAACTGCGAGGCAAAACGGATGCTGTGAACTTCGGCAACGCGGGCTCAGGCTCCACAAGCCATATCGCCGCAGCCAACTTTCTGCACGTTACGTTCAGCGAAGGAACGCAGATCCCGTATCGCGGTGCAGGCCCGGCCATCGCAGACCTGATGGCGGGTACGGTGGATGCCGTCATCGACCAGACTGTCACCATGATCCCCCTTCACCAAGGAGGCCGTGTGCGTGCTCTGGCAGTTGCAAGCAAGACGCGCCTCGCACAGATGCCCGATGTGCCGACCTTCGCCGAAGCAGGTGTCGCTTCATTCGACATGAGCGTATGGAACGGCATCGCCGCACCGGCCGGCACGCCCGCCCCTGTGGTCAAACGGCTGGAATCCGCATTGACCGCTGCACTCAAGGACCCCTCGGTGCGCGAATCACTGGAGAAGCTTGCAGCACAGGCACCTGCGGACGCTGAGCAGGGAAGCACAGCCTTTCAAAGCCTCATTGCACGCGACGTTCCAAAGTACGCGGAGTTGATTCGTGTGGCGAAGGTGACGGTGAACTAG
- a CDS encoding ABC transporter ATP-binding protein, with translation MSLLNIDGLTARYDRSPVLDNVSLEVAEGGFVAVVGANTAGKSTLLRCISGLLGKTSGSIRFADTEILKLPAHQVPALGIAHVPEGRHVFAEMSVEENLWLGAYTRRRERAALSEDCERVYTLFPRLKERRNQASGTLSGGEQQMVAFGRALMLRPRLLLLDEPSHGLAPKVVEEMHEAMVNIHRTGLTILLVEQNTRLALSVAQQAYVLQSGRVVLSGESSALLNDERVRAAYLGM, from the coding sequence ATGAGTCTCTTGAACATCGATGGACTGACTGCACGCTACGACCGCAGCCCCGTGCTCGACAACGTCTCGCTCGAGGTGGCTGAAGGCGGATTCGTCGCGGTGGTGGGTGCGAACACCGCTGGCAAAAGTACGCTGCTGCGGTGCATATCCGGCCTGCTTGGCAAGACCAGTGGCAGCATCCGCTTTGCCGACACGGAGATCTTGAAACTTCCCGCCCATCAGGTGCCCGCGCTCGGCATCGCGCATGTCCCCGAAGGTCGACATGTGTTTGCAGAAATGAGTGTTGAAGAAAACCTCTGGCTCGGTGCCTACACCCGAAGAAGGGAAAGGGCCGCACTCAGCGAAGACTGCGAGCGCGTCTACACGCTGTTCCCCAGACTCAAGGAACGGCGCAATCAGGCCTCAGGCACCTTGTCGGGCGGCGAGCAACAGATGGTGGCCTTTGGCCGCGCGCTCATGCTGCGCCCGCGCCTGCTGCTGCTTGATGAGCCAAGCCACGGCCTTGCCCCCAAGGTGGTGGAGGAAATGCACGAGGCGATGGTCAACATCCACCGCACAGGTCTGACGATTTTGCTGGTGGAGCAGAACACCCGTCTGGCACTTTCGGTGGCTCAGCAGGCCTACGTGCTGCAATCGGGACGCGTGGTGCTTTCAGGCGAAAGCAGCGCACTGCTCAACGATGAGCGCGTGCGCGCCGCCTACCTGGGAATGTGA
- a CDS encoding helix-turn-helix transcriptional regulator: MAQSDEPYCTNLRRSGQLSQQNRAASAHGAILTICILICIILCKMTKERKSKKEAEALGIYLQRVRKDCGITLKELEKATSVNAGQISRFEAGHFIFVSENLQNIMSFLQNTQAPRERHPQLLNRFAALLDRSPRHMAAATALITALESL, translated from the coding sequence ATGGCCCAAAGCGATGAGCCGTACTGCACCAATCTTAGGCGCTCGGGGCAGCTATCTCAGCAAAACCGTGCGGCAAGTGCTCATGGAGCTATCTTGACTATTTGCATTTTGATTTGCATAATTTTATGCAAGATGACAAAGGAACGCAAGTCAAAAAAAGAGGCCGAAGCACTCGGAATCTATCTTCAGAGGGTGCGAAAAGACTGCGGAATCACACTGAAGGAACTAGAAAAAGCAACCTCGGTCAATGCCGGCCAGATATCCAGATTCGAGGCTGGACACTTCATTTTTGTTTCGGAAAATTTGCAAAATATAATGAGTTTTTTGCAAAATACTCAAGCACCTCGTGAACGCCATCCCCAGCTTTTGAATCGCTTTGCAGCGTTACTGGATCGCTCTCCTCGGCACATGGCCGCGGCAACGGCGCTCATCACCGCGCTGGAAAGTCTGTAG
- a CDS encoding ABC transporter substrate-binding protein produces the protein MPHKRTTGLRTRRSFMVTTGGALGVATLGLPGQVLAAPTEVNIGVILPLSGANAQFGINSRQGLELVADEINAAGGIASLGGAKIKLVVADATSQPTTAATVAQRLITSNRCSAIIGAYASSLTLAVSEVTERRGIPLLTMSFSDVLTERNFKNIFQVVSKGSVLGQAQYDYAAAVVAGADKIKKIAILYEDTAYGSSQAVGVRNAAKKAGAEIVLDEAYPLGITDVTPLISKLRNSDAQLVFPISYLNDSLLIIRVMRQQKLTMPVVGGAAGYVIPDFAKALGPHAQAVLSIAPANYDQKPDYTERYRKRFGTFMPHEALEHAVCLGVLAQALQTAATDKPEDISKALRGPRFDKGWAGVMSGGGVQFDANGLNTLAQPVMVQWQNNELVSVWPKELAKGKIISAN, from the coding sequence ATGCCACACAAGAGGACAACAGGTCTGCGCACTCGCAGATCGTTCATGGTGACAACCGGCGGTGCGCTTGGCGTTGCCACTCTGGGCTTGCCGGGGCAAGTGCTGGCCGCGCCCACGGAAGTGAACATCGGCGTCATCCTTCCGCTCTCGGGTGCCAACGCGCAGTTCGGCATCAACTCGCGTCAGGGCCTTGAACTGGTGGCCGACGAGATCAATGCAGCGGGCGGCATCGCGTCGCTTGGCGGCGCAAAGATCAAGCTGGTGGTGGCCGATGCCACATCGCAACCAACTACTGCCGCCACAGTCGCCCAGCGCCTGATCACCAGCAACCGCTGTTCGGCCATCATCGGTGCGTACGCCTCGTCACTTACGCTGGCCGTGTCTGAGGTGACGGAACGTCGCGGCATTCCGCTGTTGACGATGTCTTTCTCCGACGTGCTGACCGAGCGAAATTTCAAGAACATCTTCCAGGTTGTCTCCAAAGGTTCGGTGCTGGGGCAGGCTCAGTACGACTACGCTGCAGCAGTGGTCGCGGGCGCGGACAAGATCAAGAAGATCGCCATCCTCTACGAAGACACAGCCTATGGTTCATCGCAGGCTGTCGGCGTGCGCAATGCCGCCAAGAAGGCCGGTGCGGAGATCGTGCTGGATGAGGCGTATCCGCTCGGGATCACCGACGTGACGCCGCTGATCAGCAAGCTGCGCAACTCAGATGCGCAACTGGTCTTCCCCATCTCGTATCTGAACGACAGCCTGCTCATCATCCGCGTGATGCGTCAGCAGAAGCTCACGATGCCGGTCGTCGGTGGCGCGGCAGGATATGTGATTCCAGACTTCGCCAAGGCTCTGGGTCCTCACGCACAAGCTGTTTTGTCGATCGCCCCCGCCAACTACGATCAGAAGCCGGACTACACGGAACGCTATCGCAAGCGCTTTGGCACCTTCATGCCGCACGAGGCCCTGGAACATGCAGTGTGTCTTGGCGTGCTCGCGCAGGCATTGCAGACGGCGGCGACCGATAAGCCGGAAGACATTTCCAAAGCGCTTCGCGGCCCACGTTTTGACAAAGGATGGGCGGGCGTGATGTCCGGCGGCGGCGTGCAGTTCGATGCCAACGGCCTGAACACGCTGGCGCAACCCGTGATGGTGCAATGGCAGAACAACGAGCTCGTGTCCGTCTGGCCAAAGGAACTGGCCAAGGGCAAGATCATCTCGGCCAACTGA
- a CDS encoding branched-chain amino acid ABC transporter permease, with product MQFLQALVDGILLGGVYAVISIGLTLVFGVVSIVNFAQGEFLMVGMYVAYFAWRLLGLDPLAGAVLSFMVAFALGVLVQKFLINRVLGAPAVAQIFLTVGLLIVMENLALMLFGSEFRSVQTPYQMTAFSVGPLLLSAPYLLAFCVASVSGFVLWWVLKKTWWGMAVRATAQDPMAARLYGISTQRVHQLAFGLGVGLTALGGGIILPYLTASPTVGSQFSVLMFTAVVLGGLGSVMGAVVGGIAVGVIQSLSSLFLPMQLQNLVLFAVFILVLAFRPEGLLKKAGS from the coding sequence ATGCAGTTTCTACAAGCTCTCGTTGACGGCATTTTGCTGGGCGGTGTCTATGCCGTGATATCGATTGGGCTGACGCTGGTGTTCGGCGTCGTCTCCATCGTCAACTTTGCGCAGGGCGAGTTCCTGATGGTCGGCATGTATGTGGCCTACTTCGCGTGGAGACTGCTTGGTCTCGACCCGCTTGCAGGCGCTGTGCTGTCCTTCATGGTCGCATTCGCACTGGGTGTTCTGGTGCAGAAGTTCCTTATCAATCGCGTTCTTGGTGCACCCGCCGTTGCGCAGATTTTTCTCACGGTGGGCCTGCTCATCGTGATGGAAAATCTGGCGCTGATGCTGTTCGGATCGGAGTTCCGCTCAGTGCAAACGCCCTATCAGATGACGGCATTTTCCGTGGGGCCGTTGCTGCTCAGCGCGCCCTATCTGCTTGCGTTCTGCGTTGCGAGCGTGAGCGGTTTCGTGCTGTGGTGGGTGCTCAAGAAAACTTGGTGGGGCATGGCGGTGCGTGCCACCGCGCAAGACCCGATGGCAGCACGGCTCTACGGAATTTCCACGCAGCGCGTTCATCAACTGGCGTTCGGTTTGGGCGTGGGGCTCACAGCGCTTGGCGGTGGCATCATCCTGCCCTACCTCACCGCATCTCCCACAGTAGGTTCGCAGTTCAGCGTGCTCATGTTCACTGCAGTGGTTCTGGGCGGACTGGGCAGCGTGATGGGCGCGGTCGTCGGCGGCATTGCCGTAGGCGTCATCCAGTCGCTCTCATCGCTGTTCCTGCCCATGCAGCTGCAGAACCTGGTGCTGTTCGCTGTGTTCATTCTGGTGCTAGCCTTTCGTCCTGAAGGGCTTCTGAAAAAGGCTGGCTCATGA
- a CDS encoding type II toxin-antitoxin system HigA family antitoxin — translation MQIHPIRTPKDYAAMLKEVSKLVDLDPMPDTTDGERLDVLTTLVEAYERKHFPIEAPDPIEAIKFRMEQQGLEVQDLVPMIGQKNRVYEVLARKRPLSLSMIRKLHIGLGIPAEALIREPAPASTFA, via the coding sequence ATGCAAATTCATCCTATTCGCACCCCCAAAGATTACGCCGCGATGCTCAAGGAGGTGTCCAAACTGGTGGACCTCGACCCCATGCCCGATACGACCGACGGTGAGCGACTGGATGTGTTGACCACGCTCGTCGAAGCCTATGAGCGCAAGCATTTTCCCATCGAAGCACCTGATCCTATTGAAGCGATCAAGTTTCGCATGGAGCAACAAGGGCTTGAGGTGCAAGACCTTGTCCCCATGATTGGCCAGAAGAATCGCGTCTATGAAGTCTTGGCCCGCAAACGGCCGCTTTCCCTGTCGATGATTCGCAAACTGCACATCGGGCTTGGCATCCCTGCAGAAGCCCTCATTCGTGAGCCCGCACCTGCATCAACCTTTGCGTGA
- a CDS encoding carboxymuconolactone decarboxylase family protein — protein MADKQNPNPVQELFDEGLKLRREVLGTEYVDGSLARANDFMMAFQRITTEWCWGYAWGRPGLEKKTRSMLNLAMLTALNRPAEIKLHVKGALNNGVTAEEIKEILLHATVYCGIPAGLDAFKVANQVLEEEGAFKEKQA, from the coding sequence ATGGCAGACAAGCAGAATCCCAACCCCGTACAGGAACTCTTCGATGAAGGCCTGAAACTGCGTAGAGAGGTGCTGGGCACCGAATATGTGGATGGCTCGCTTGCGCGTGCCAACGATTTCATGATGGCGTTTCAGCGCATTACGACCGAGTGGTGCTGGGGCTATGCATGGGGTCGTCCGGGTCTGGAAAAGAAGACCCGCAGCATGCTGAACCTGGCCATGCTCACGGCGCTGAACCGCCCGGCAGAAATCAAGCTGCATGTAAAAGGCGCACTCAACAACGGAGTGACCGCTGAGGAAATCAAGGAAATCCTGTTGCATGCCACCGTGTACTGCGGCATTCCTGCGGGTCTGGACGCGTTCAAGGTCGCCAACCAAGTGCTTGAGGAAGAAGGCGCATTCAAGGAGAAGCAGGCATGA
- a CDS encoding ABC transporter ATP-binding protein, which translates to MPEEILKVRGVSRHFGGLKAVDDASFSVARGDILGLIGPNGAGKTTLFNLLVGLYKPSQGDIQLEGESIAGWSPHRIASRGMTKTFQNVALFPEMTVLENVLVGGVMRLDVPSARELARQNLARVGLSAIENKLAGDLSFPEQARVELARALCTGPKVFLLDEVMAALNETEMDEMLDLIRQLRDESAITFIVVEHHMRAIMRLCNRILVLSFGKKIAEGTPAEIAANPIVIEAYLGKSLEHVEIPT; encoded by the coding sequence ATGCCTGAAGAAATACTCAAGGTGCGTGGCGTCAGTCGCCATTTCGGCGGCCTCAAGGCGGTGGACGACGCGAGCTTCAGCGTGGCGCGTGGCGACATCCTCGGGCTCATCGGTCCCAATGGGGCGGGCAAGACTACCTTGTTCAATCTGCTGGTGGGACTGTACAAGCCAAGCCAAGGCGATATCCAGTTGGAGGGGGAGTCGATAGCGGGATGGTCTCCGCACCGGATCGCCTCGCGCGGCATGACCAAGACGTTCCAGAACGTCGCGCTCTTCCCGGAAATGACTGTGCTGGAGAACGTGCTGGTAGGTGGCGTGATGCGGCTCGATGTGCCCAGCGCACGCGAACTTGCGCGGCAGAATCTGGCGCGCGTGGGCCTGTCCGCGATTGAGAACAAGTTGGCTGGCGATCTGTCGTTTCCCGAGCAGGCACGGGTGGAACTGGCGCGCGCACTGTGCACGGGCCCCAAGGTATTCCTGCTCGACGAAGTGATGGCTGCACTCAACGAAACCGAGATGGACGAGATGCTGGACCTCATCCGCCAATTGCGCGACGAATCGGCCATCACCTTCATCGTGGTGGAGCACCATATGCGCGCCATCATGCGTCTGTGCAACCGTATTCTGGTGCTGTCCTTCGGCAAGAAGATCGCGGAGGGAACCCCTGCTGAAATCGCCGCCAACCCCATCGTGATCGAGGCCTATCTCGGCAAATCGCTTGAACATGTGGAGATTCCCACATGA
- a CDS encoding branched-chain amino acid ABC transporter permease — protein sequence MTRQTLKWLLPLLLALAVPWAFEDQGYGIRVLTLVLLFAAMGQAWNIVGGLANQISLGHAAFFGLGAYTSTLLLMRWGISPWIGMIAAMGVAAVAGGLLSLPTMRLRGHYFALATLAFGEVMRAIANTWASVTGGPVGISVPFSEGSLALMQFKSSMPYYYLMLGAVVVTSLIFWLISRSRLGYRLRAVKANPQAAEVIGVNTALTRIQASVISAALMGACGTLYAQFIFFFDPDTVFSLVGISVKVALVCIIGGVGTVAGPLLGALVMIPLEELFNEWLSGRTAGASQLAYGVILIAIILIEPRGLSVLWFRVRDMLKGNHA from the coding sequence ATGACCCGTCAAACTTTGAAATGGTTGTTGCCGTTGCTGCTGGCGCTTGCGGTGCCTTGGGCGTTTGAAGATCAGGGATACGGCATCCGCGTGCTCACCTTGGTGTTGCTGTTCGCCGCGATGGGACAGGCATGGAACATCGTGGGCGGACTCGCCAATCAGATATCGCTGGGGCACGCCGCATTCTTTGGACTGGGCGCGTACACCTCCACGCTGCTGCTGATGCGCTGGGGCATCTCACCGTGGATCGGCATGATCGCCGCAATGGGAGTGGCAGCCGTCGCGGGTGGGCTACTTTCGCTGCCGACCATGCGTCTGCGCGGACACTACTTTGCACTGGCTACATTGGCGTTCGGCGAAGTGATGCGTGCCATCGCCAACACTTGGGCATCAGTGACCGGCGGGCCGGTGGGCATCTCGGTTCCGTTCTCGGAAGGAAGTTTGGCACTGATGCAGTTCAAGTCCAGCATGCCCTACTACTACCTGATGCTGGGCGCGGTCGTTGTCACGTCGCTCATCTTCTGGCTCATCAGCCGCTCGCGTCTTGGCTACCGATTGCGCGCAGTGAAGGCCAATCCGCAGGCCGCCGAAGTGATCGGGGTGAACACCGCGCTCACACGCATTCAGGCGTCCGTCATCTCTGCGGCGTTGATGGGTGCTTGCGGGACGCTGTACGCGCAATTCATCTTCTTCTTCGATCCCGACACGGTGTTCTCGCTCGTCGGCATTTCGGTGAAGGTGGCACTGGTCTGCATCATCGGTGGCGTGGGTACGGTGGCCGGTCCGCTGCTCGGCGCATTGGTGATGATTCCTCTGGAAGAGCTGTTCAATGAATGGCTTTCGGGACGTACCGCTGGCGCATCGCAACTCGCGTATGGCGTGATTCTCATCGCCATCATCCTCATCGAACCACGTGGTTTGTCCGTTCTGTGGTTCCGCGTTCGAGACATGCTGAAAGGTAACCATGCCTGA